The Kazachstania africana CBS 2517 chromosome 8, complete genome genome contains a region encoding:
- the RPB10 gene encoding DNA-directed RNA polymerase core subunit RPB10 (similar to Saccharomyces cerevisiae RPB10 (YOR210W); ancestral locus Anc_8.627), protein MIVPVRCFSCGKVVGDKWESYLNMLQEDELDEGTALSRLGLKRYCCRRMILTHVDLIEKFLRYNPLEKRD, encoded by the coding sequence ATGATTGTTCCAGTGAGATGTTTTTCGTGTGGTAAGGTTGTTGGTGACAAGTGGGAGAGCTACTTGAACATGTTGCAGGAGGACGAGTTGGATGAAGGTACTGCGTTGTCCAGACTGGGGTTGAAGAGATACTGTTGTAGAAGGATGATTTTGACGCATGTCGATTTGATTGAGAAGTTCTTGAGATACAATCCTCTGGAGAAGAGGGACTGA
- the STE13 gene encoding Ste13p (similar to Saccharomyces cerevisiae STE13 (YOR219C); ancestral locus Anc_8.638) — translation MSFSPHKHRRKNSHLFMEQATSGSSFRGDRSDFELDNLDIPPPLNSRTSDLENQDFILDQNSQASPFPSLGSSLESWYFSKKFGHNRKRITAILIGFLLVVFVLFVIPTFFVKDSSNRREGSNTNKNPKVDVDKRDRTFTIEDVFNGAFSVDSTSFRFIDPPKRLESHDTDPGLYLTLEVEGDTTNLVAKQLFDKQYKKVLCESKFTFAGIEYTVSTASVNYRLDRMILGTNIKSEFRHSSRALYWLKDIETGDIKPINPLGNNDEIVKLSYAKFSPSYNYIYFVHQNDLYFQHSYMERQPVRLTRDGSDTVFNAKPDWIYEEEVMGDEKAIWWAPDDSKFIFARFNDNNVDSYDFSMYTDKDQYPKSRSISYPKPGRPNPTVELFEFNHGEGVLYSVNVDEKIDKELVLYDAAWIDSNHFIFKTADRHSKHLSVKMYDTVKIALKTIRTDDYTRFNGWVDKLKKIMVIPPNAAQGRKEYGYVDVQPDIDGYNHLFYYASPDSKSGRQLTKGNWEITGDGIVGFEYDSNTVFFTANQIHPMGQHLYGVTLNSVGNEGVKTLQDPNSNHDFYQYELSSSCRYALMKMMGPGIPQTEAGSLYEVLKPSESELAIKLSNDANFKKTLERVDLPQTNYKTMKLDDGVEINYIEIKPANMNAKKKYPVLVNVYGGPGSQTFTTRQSILLEQSVASGLDAIVLQIEPRGTGGKGWSFRAWANRKLGYWEPRDVTEVTKKYMSEKKANIDDSKVAIWGWSYGGFTTLKTVEFDKGETFKYAIAVAPVTNWLYYDSIYTERYMDGIETNLDGYQTISVVNEVSSFKNLKRFMLIHGTADDNVHIQNTYEFVDKLNLNKLRNYDMHIFPDSDHSIRYHGAQRIIYEKIYYWLDEAFSGQLESIRH, via the coding sequence ATGTCTTTTTCACCTCACAAACATAGGAGAAAGAATAGTCATCTTTTCATGGAACAAGCTACTTCAGGGTCGTCCTTTAGAGGAGATAGATCGGATTTTGAACTAGATAACTTGGATATCCCTCCGCCATTGAATAGTAGGACCTCTGATCTCGAGAATCAGGATTTCATTCTAGATCAGAATTCCCAAGCCTCTCCCTTCCCATCGTTAGGCAGTAGTCTAGAGAGCTGGTACTTTAGTAAGAAATTCGGTCATAATAGGAAACGAATCACAGCCATACTGATAGGTTTCCTACTCGTTGTATTCGTTCTCTTTGTAATTCCCACGTTCTTTGTGAAGGATTCAAGTAATAGACGTGAAGGTTCAAACACAAACAAGAATCCAAAAGTTGATGTCGACAAAAGAGACAGAACTTTTACCATTGAAGACGTATTCAATGGTGCTTTCAGTGTAGATTCCACAAGTTTTCGTTTCATTGACCCTCCAAAGAGACTAGAAAGCCATGACACAGATCCTGGCCTCTATCTCACTTTGGAAGTCGAAGGAGATACGACCAATTTGGTGGCTAAGCAATTGTTCGATAAACAATATAAGAAGGTCCTATGTGAAAGTAAATTCACATTTGCTGGTATAGAATACACCGTATCTACTGCTTCAGTGAATTACAGATTAGATAGAATGATTTTAGGGACAAATATTAAAAGCGAGTTCAGGCATTCATCAAGGGCCCTTTATTGGCtgaaagatattgaaactGGAGATATTAAACCAATTAATCCACTTGGAAACAATGATGAGATTGTTAAGTTATCATACGCTAAATTTTCTCCAAGTTATAATTACATCTATTTCGTACATCAAAATGATTTGTATTTCCAACACAGCTATATGGAACGCCAACCAGTCAGACTTACAAGAGACGGCTCAGATACTGTTTTCAATGCTAAGCCAGATTGGATCTATGAGGAAGAAGTCATGGGTGATGAGAAAGCTATTTGGTGGGCACCTGATGATtctaaattcattttcgCAAGGTTCAACGACAATAACGTTGATTCTTACGATTTCTCCATGTATACTGACAAAGATCAATATCCAAAATCTAGAAGTATAAGCTATCCAAAACCAGGGAGACCAAACCCAACTGTCGAATTATTCGAATTCAATCACGGTGAGGGTGTTCTTTATTCAGTTAATGTCGACGAGAAGATTGATAAGGAACTTGTCCTATATGATGCTGCTTGGATAGATAGCAATCATTTCATATTTAAGACTGCTGATCGTCATTCAAAGCATTTGTCAGTGAAAATGTACGATACTGTTAAGATTGCTTTAAAGACTATACGCACGGATGATTATACTCGTTTCAATGGATGGGTAGAcaagttgaaaaaaataatggttATCCCACCGAATGCGGCACAAGGAAGGAAGGAATATGGCTACGTAGATGTACAGCCTGACATTGACGGTTACAATCATTTGTTCTATTATGCATCCCCAGATTCTAAAAGTGGTAGACAACTTACTAAGGGAAACTGGGAAATTACTGGCGATGGTATCGTAGGATTTGAATACGACAGTAATACGGTCTTTTTCACAGCCAACCAAATACATCCAATGGGTCAACATTTATATGGAGTGACATTGAATAGCGTAGGCAATGAAGGTGTGAAAACTTTACAAGACCCGAATAGTAACCACGATTTTTACCAATATGAGCTAAGTTCGAGTTGTAGATATgctttaatgaaaatgatggGACCTGGTATTCCTCAAACTGAGGCTGGTTCCTTATATGAAGTTTTAAAGCCCTCTGAATCTGAGCTTGCTATAAAATTATCCAACGATGCTAATTTTAAGAAAACGCTAGAAAGAGTAGATTTACCTCAAACGAATTATAAGACAATGAAATTAGACGATGGTGTGgaaataaattatatagAGATTAAACCCGCAAATATGAATGCTAAGAAGAAGTACCCTGTATTGGTGAACGTTTATGGCGGACCAGGTTCTCAAACATTTACAACAAGgcaatcaattttattagaaCAATCCGTGGCTTCAGGACTCGATGCAATAGTCTTGCAGATTGAACCAAGGGGTACTGGTGGTAAAGGTTGGAGCTTCAGGGCTTGGGCCAACAGAAAACTGGGTTATTGGGAACCTCGTGATGTCACAGAGGTCACTAAGAAATATATGTCAGAGAAAAAAGCCAATATAGACGACAGCAAAGTTGCCATATGGGGGTGGTCCTATGGTGGTTTTACGACATTGAAAACTGtagaatttgataaaggTGAGACTTTCAAGTATGCAATTGCCGTTGCTCCTGTTACAAACTGGCTATATTATGATTCGATATACACCGAAAGGTATATGGACGGTATTGAAACTAATTTAGATGGATATCAAACCATTTCTGTTGTCAACGAAGTAAGTAGTTTCAAAAACCTGAAAAGATTCATGTTAATTCATGGTACCGCAGATGATAACGTGCATATCCAAAATACCTATGAATTTGtagataaattgaatttgaacaaattaAGAAATTACGATATGCATATATTCCCGGACTCAGATCATTCTATCAGGTATCACGGTGCACAAAGAATAATTTACGAAAAGATTTACTACTGGTTAGATGAAGCATTTTCGGGACAATTAGAGAGCATAAGACATTAG
- the SPO19 gene encoding Spo19p (similar to Saccharomyces cerevisiae SPO19 (YPL130W) and YOR214C; ancestral locus Anc_8.634), which translates to MWNQLSIILATSVVLAKAETFQAYLTTEDVGGDSTELNRPLTVHLDKNTMSAELLEKLQHTSNIVFADLPQVPEFVTLKEYEEIFNKMYDEEEDTLYEEGKQFGQFADDEGEEIEQYDAVIDISKGQKKAVVEAVGSTNKTTMTSSFLETSVTRTTVTATLSSCETSTTQRVESTTSVTQQSNFTSGNVTIIGGTAQEENSSTFVTPATMFMAVLLGVLVFVQAY; encoded by the coding sequence ATGTGGAATCAATTGTCGATTATTTTGGCAACAAGTGTAGTCTTAGCTAAAGCAGAAACTTTCCAGGCCTATTTGACCACTGAGGATGTAGGAGGTGACTCTACGGAGTTGAACAGACCTTTGACTGTCCATTTAGATAAAAATACAATGTCAGcagaattattagaaaaacTTCAACATACTTCTAACATTGTATTTGCTGATTTACCTCAGGTCCCAGAGTTTGttactttgaaagaatatgaaGAGATTTTCAATAAGATGTATGATGAGGAGGAAGACACTTTGTATGAGGAAGGTAAACAATTTGGACAATTTGCGGATGATGAAGGTGAAGAGATAGAACAATATGATGCAGTTATCGATATAAGTAAAGGCCAGAAAAAAGCAGTTGTTGAAGCGGTAGGGTCAACAAATAAGACAACCATGACTTCCTCATTTTTAGAGACATCAGTTACAAGGACAACTGTGACTGCTACCCTCAGTTCATGTGAAACGTCAACTACACAAAGAGTAGAGTCCACAACAAGTGTTACGCAACAAAGTAACTTCACCAGTGGTAACGTCACTATTATTGGTGGTACTGCGCAAGAAGAGAACTCTTCCACTTTTGTGACGCCAGCCACAATGTTCATGGCAGTACTTTTAGGTGTATTAGTATTCGTTCAAGCCTATTAG
- the TBF1 gene encoding Tbf1p (similar to Saccharomyces cerevisiae TBF1 (YPL128C); ancestral locus Anc_8.630) has product MSVASTHVDEAKSENLNRFNNIIGSLPLRTSLTISSLCLLDNISTQLLRFLIFNSNSPQIIALYSDSQSNISSGETEIFQTLLKLFKQVRLIYNTRTPLLNVHDVAPGLWFPNSPPPLLLRGHEAYIITAIRKANLLTFILTAIGCFNYGFELLQSTFLDIFCPNTLFTGTASTDQNGKFLKSQAILYLDLKTQAFIAGLKEFKSDTNGIPKEKQEEILKLVFPDNLAEQLILRRTGSSNLGTNGTMTPSERDFIERCERRKDNLLQFDQFDSLIESYDFNHFIKEILDYCNRNMGLIIWGKKGRGKSPLYSFDDNEFDNQIIYASGAMAPNDSSNLNISGTALNNLQSREGTFDSINDASQDFSNNSQVLAAAIAASSSNRTNANNMTQSIVHAAVAASAQNGVRKLKPKRTWSKTEEDTLIEGLKEVGPSWSKILDLYGPGGKINENLKSRTQVQLKDKARNWKLQYLKSGRELPDYLAKVTGNLDKAYKSKKKAIAAASAASNASGISTGEAISSQVGSQSESVPPTQIESNENQETDQNGLFDNNANETTGFDPTLGDSI; this is encoded by the coding sequence ATGTCTGTGGCATCCACCCATGTTGATGAAgcaaaatctgaaaatttgaacagGTTTAATAACATTATAGGAAGTCTACCTCTCAGGACGAGCCTTACCATCTCATCACTATGTCTACTAGATAACATTTCGACACAGTTATTAAGatttttaatattcaattcaaattctCCACAAATTATTGCTCTATATTCAGACTctcaatcaaatatttcttctggTGAAACTGAAATCTTTCAAACccttttaaaattgtttaaaCAAGTTAGACTCATCTACAATACTAGAACTCCACTTTTAAACGTTCATGACGTGGCTCCCGGTCTTTGGTTCCCAAATTCTCCACCTCCTCTACTACTAAGAGGTCACGAAGCCTATATCATCACCGCTATACGTAAAGCCAATTTATTGACTTTCATATTGACCGCTATAGGTTGTTTCAATTATGGGTTCGAACTTTTACAATCTACTTTCCTCGATATCTTCTGCCCAAACACCCTTTTCACTGGAACTGCTTCCACTGATCaaaatggtaaatttttaaaatctcAAGCTATACTTTATTTGGATTTGAAAACTCAAGCTTTTATTGCAGgtttgaaagaatttaaaTCTGACACCAATGGCATCCCAAAGGagaaacaagaagaaattttgaaattggttTTCCCAGATAATCTAGCTGAGCAGCTTATTTTGAGAAGGACCGGTAGTTCAAATTTAGGTACCAATGGCACAATGACGCCTTCTGAAAgagattttattgaaaggtGTGAACGTCGTAAAGATAATCTCTTacaatttgatcaattcGATTCATTAATCGAAAGTTACGACTTCAACCATTTCATTAAAGAAATCTTGGATTATTGTAACAGGAATATGGGTCTAATCATTTGGGGTAAGAAAGGTCGTGGTAAGTCACCATTATATTCCTTcgatgataatgaatttgacaatcaaattatttacGCCTCAGGTGCAATGGCTCCAAATGATTCAAGTAATCTTAATATTAGTGGTACCGCCTTAAACAATTTACAATCTCGTGAGGGCACTTTCGATTCAATTAACGATGCATCTCAAGATTTCAGCAACAATTCTCAGGTATTAGCTGCTGCTATTGCTGCCAGTTCATCAAATAGAACTAATGCAAACAATATGACGCAATCAATAGTGCATGCGGCAGTGGCGGCTTCAGCGCAAAATGGTGTTCGTAAATTAAAACCGAAGAGAACTTGGTCCAAGACGGAAGAAGACACCCTAATTGAAGgattgaaagaagttgGTCCATCATGGTCCAAAATTCTTGATCTTTATGGTCCAGGTGGTAAAATCAAcgaaaatttgaagagtAGAACTCAGGTACAATTAAAGGACAAGGCAAGAAATTGGAAAttacaatatttgaagTCTGGTAGGGAATTACCAGACTATTTGGCAAAAGTTACTGGTAACTTAGACAAGGCCTATAAATCTAAAAAGAAAGCTATAGCAGCCGCGTCTGCTGCTTCTAATGCGTCTGGCATCTCCACAGGAGAGGCCATCTCGTCTCAAGTTGGATCACAATCGGAATCGGTCCCACCAACccaaattgaatcaaaCGAGAATCAAGAAACTGATCAAAACGGgctttttgataataacgCTAATGAAACAACTGGATTTGATCCAACTTTAGGTGATTCCATCTAA
- the TAF14 gene encoding TATA-binding protein-associated factor TAF14 (similar to Saccharomyces cerevisiae SAS5 (YOR213C); ancestral locus Anc_8.632) → MVASVKRTVRIKTKQRILPDVPPVENFPVRQWSIEIVLLNDKNKEIPASIFEKVIYHLHPTFVNPNRTVSDSPFKIEEQGWGGFPLDISVFFLDKAGERKIPHDLNFLQEEYEVDHVIQVPINKPNLVRELEKSGGIEDTGKRKAADSTVDVGEPKAKKTKSSSNSTIKGNVDLEKLALGLTKLTEDDLIGVVQMITDNNIPEMNVTNNVDDGEFIIDLYSLPDELLKSLSDYVKKHSDS, encoded by the exons ATGGTTGCA TCAGTTAAGAGGACGGTAAGAATCAAGACCAAGCAGAGAATTCTGCCAGACGTTCCACCGGTAGAAAATTTCCCAGTTCGTCAATGGTCGATAGAAATAGTTTTattaaatgataaaaataaagaaatccCAGCAAGTATATTCGAGAAAGTGATATACCATTTACATCCAACTTTCGTGAATCCTAATAGAACGGTTTCAGACTCACCTTTCAAGATCGAAGAACAAGGCTGGGGTGGATTCCCATTAGATATAAGCGTTTTCTTTCTCGACAAAGCTggtgaaagaaaaattcctCACGATTTGAACTTTTTACAAGAAGAATACGAAGTGGATCATGTCATTCAAGTGCCCATCAATAAACCAAATCTGGTACGTGAACTGGAAAAGAGCGGCGGCATTGAAGACACTGGTAAGAGGAAGGCTGCCGACAGTACAGTAGATGTGGGTGAACCGAAGGCTAAGAAGACCAAGAGTAGTAGCAATTCTACAATTAAGGGCAATGTAGATCTCGAGAAATTGGCTCTAGGATTGACTAAATTGACCGAGGATGATTTGATTGGCGTGGTGCAGATGATCACGGACAATAATATTCCTGAAATGAACGTTACTAATAACGTCGATGATGGagaatttatcattgatttATACAGTTTACCCGATGAATTGTTGAAGAGTTTGTCGGATTATGTCAAGAAACACTCTGATTCATAA
- the RDS2 gene encoding gluconeogenesis transcription factor RDS2 (similar to Saccharomyces cerevisiae RDS2 (YPL133C); ancestral locus Anc_8.642): MMTRRRKRTTKSCIFCRRSHVVCDEKRPCTRCIKREIAHLCTTEEPLLQEQQQQQQQLQQQSEVSETPLITDIPSNEPSNINMSNFLFPQTFISENMNSEFSSLNEFFSILDDPLLSLPVPNIEKLSDPSAKVPVQSTDNEQVSDAKEKFFLTAADPSIEITPEERLKLVINAKVDAGLLKPYDYAKGYARLQNYMDKNMTPESKQRVLKPLNSIRPAFRSIAKSLKDVDLVLVEESFEKMLLSYDRVFTSMSIPACIWRRTGEIYRANKEFATLVECTVDDLRDGKMAIYELMTEDSTVSFWEKYGSVAFDKGQKAVLTSCILRTRDSKKQNDCCFSFTIRRDRYNIPVGIVGNFIPI; the protein is encoded by the coding sequence ATGATGACAAGGAGACGTAAGAGAACTACAAAATCATGTATTTTCTGCAGAAGGTCTCACGTCGTTTGTGATGAAAAGAGACCGTGTACAAGATGTATTAAGAGAGAAATAGCACATTTATGCACTACGGAAGAGCCTTTACTCCAGGaacagcagcagcaacaacagcagTTGCAACAGCAGTCAGAGGTATCAGAGACTCCACTGATTACAGACATACCCAGTAACGAGCCatcaaatatcaatatgtcaaattttttgttccCACAGACGTTTATCTCTGAAAATATGAACTCTGAGTTCAGCTCCTTGAACGAATTCTTCTCAATTTTAGATGATCCGTTGCTGTCACTCCCAGTTCCCAACATAGAGAAACTCTCAGATCCAAGTGCCAAAGTTCCAGTACAGTCGACGGATAATGAACAAGTTAGCGATGCTAAAGAGAAGTTCTTCCTTACTGCAGCTGATCCTTCCATTGAAATCACGccagaagaaagattaaAACTTGTTATCAATGCTAAAGTAGATGCTGGTTTATTAAAACCTTACGACTATGCAAAGGGTTATGCGAGATTACAGAATTATATGGACAAGAATATGACGCCTGAATCAAAACAAAGGGTTTTGAAAcctttgaattcaataaGACCTGCGTTCAGATCCATTGCCAAATCGTTAAAGGACGTTGATCTGGTTTTAGTTGAAGAAAGCTTTGAAAAGATGCTTTTAAGTTACGATAGAGTCTTTACATCGATGAGTATACCAGCATGCATCTGGAGACGAACGGGAGAAATCTATAGAGCGAATAAAGAGTTTGCTACACTTGTAGAATGCACCGTGGACGACCTAAGGGACGGTAAAATGGCGATATACGAGTTGATGACAGAAGACAGTACGGTGAGTTTTTGGGAGAAGTATGGATCTGTTGCGTTCGATAAGGGCCAGAAAGCTGTGCTGACAAGTTGCATTCTGAGAACCAGAGACAGCAAGAAGCAAAATGACTGCTGTTTCAGTTTTACCATCAGAAGAGATCGCTATAATATACCGGTTGGTATAGTTGGTAATTTTATTCCAATATGA
- the COX11 gene encoding Cox11p (similar to Saccharomyces cerevisiae COX11 (YPL132W); ancestral locus Anc_8.641) has product MSNIYSIEPISKMICSGGFKIFTKPSLLVKGTLVKRSLLRVRRVRSQGYSTQIDINKLSRSDISKLRAMKLQQERSFKNKTMTYYVSSIAIIFLGLAYAAVPLYRAICARTGFGGIPITDRRKFTSDKLVPVNVDKRIRVSFTSEVSQILPWKFTPEQREVYVVPGETALAFYKARNKSDKDIIGMATYSISPGEAAQYFNKIQCFCFEEQKLSAGEEIDMPVFFFIDPDFASDPAMRNIDDIILHYTFFRAHYGDGSAVTDAMLKGEAISREETEAMLANAALLAPPEVIDTRQN; this is encoded by the coding sequence ATGAGCAACATATACAGTATAGAACCCATATCGAAGATGATATGTAGTGGGGGgtttaaaatattcacGAAACCTTCCTTATTAGTGAAAGGAACCTTGGTAAAGAGGTCTCTATTGCGGGTTCGAAGGGTCAGGAGCCAAGGGTATTCCACCCAGATCGATATAAACAAACTATCGAGGTCagatatatcaaaattgagGGCAATGAAGTTACAACAGGAGAGATCATTCAAGAACAAGACCATGACGTACTATGTCTCGAGCATTGCAATTATATTTCTGGGGTTAGCGTATGCAGCTGTGCCCTTATACAGAGCAATATGCGCACGTACAGGATTTGGTGGAATTCCCATAACAGATAGAAGGAAATTCACAAGTGATAAATTAGTCCCGGTAAACGTAGATAAAAGAATTCGTGTGTCATTTACAAGTGAAGTGTCGCAGATCTTACCTTGGAAATTCACTCCTGAACAGAGAGAAGTGTATGTGGTCCCTGGGGAGACCGCACTGGCATTTTACAAGGCCAGAAATAAGAGCGATAAGGACATTATTGGGATGGCTACGTATAGTATATCTCCAGGGGAAGCAGCgcaatatttcaataagatTCAATGTTTCTGTTTTGAAGAACAGAAGTTGTCAGCTGGGGAAGAGATTGATATGcctgtttttttctttatcgaCCCTGATTTTGCTAGCGATCCTGCCATGAGAAATATAGACGATATTATACTACATTACACATTCTTTAGAGCTCATTATGGCGACGGATCTGCAGTCACAGACGCTATGCTCAAGGGAGAAGCCAtttcaagagaagaaaCCGAGGCAATGCTTGCAAACGCTGCCCTACTCGCCCCACCAGAAGTCATTGACACCAGACAGAACTGA
- the RPL5 gene encoding 60S ribosomal protein uL18 (similar to Saccharomyces cerevisiae RPL5 (YPL131W); ancestral locus Anc_8.639) codes for MAFLKDIKTSAYHSRFQTPFRRRREGKTDYYQRKRLVAQHKAKYSSPKYRLVVRFTNKDIICQIVSSTITGDIVLAAAYSHELPRYGITHGLTNWSAAYATGLLIARRALQKLGLDETYKGVEEVEGEYELTEAVEDGPRPFKVFLDIGLQRTTTGARVFGALKGASDGGLYVPHSENRFPGWDFESEELDADLLRNYIFGQHVAEYMEELADDDEERFGELFKGYIADDIEADSLEEIYSSAHEAIRADPSFKATEKKFTKEQYAAESKKYRQVKLTREERVARVAAKIAALAGQQ; via the coding sequence ATGGCTTTCTTAAAGGACATCAAGACCTCTGCATACCACTCTCGTTTCCAAACTCctttcagaagaagaagagaaggTAAGACTGACTACTaccaaagaaagagattAGTCGCTCAACACAAGGCTAAGTACAGCTCTCCAAAGTACAGATTAGTCGTCAGATTCACCAACAAGGACATCATCTGTCAAATTGTCTCTTCTACCATCACCGGTGATATCGTTTTAGCTGCTGCTTACTCTCACGAATTACCAAGATACGGTATTACCCACGGTTTAACTAACTGGTCTGCTGCTTACGCCACCGGTTTATTAATCGCCAGAAGAGCTTTACAAAAGTTAGGCTTAGACGAAACCTACAAGGGTGTCGAAGAAGTTGAAGGTGAATACGAATTAACCGAAGCTGTCGAAGATGGTCCAAGACCATTCAAGGTCTTCTTAGACATTGGTTTACAAAGAACCACCACTGGTGCTAGAGTCTTCGGTGCCTTAAAGGGTGCTTCTGACGGTGGTTTATACGTTCCACACTCTGAAAACAGATTCCCAGGTTGGGATTTCGAATCCGAAGAATTAGATGCTGATTTATTAAGAAACTACATCTTCGGTCAACATGTTGCTGAATACATGGAAGAATTAGCtgacgatgatgaagaaagattcGGTGAATTATTCAAGGGTTACATCGCTGATGACATCGAAGCTGACTCCTTAGAAGAAATCTACTCTTCTGCCCACGAAGCTATCAGAGCTGACCCATCTTTCAAGGCCACCGAAAAGAAATTCACCAAGGAACAATACGCTGCTGAATCCAAGAAATACAGACAAGTTAAATTAACCAGAGAAGAAAGAGTTGCTCGTGTTGCTGCCAAGATCGCTGCTTTGGCTGGTCAACAATAA